In a genomic window of Streptomyces sp. NBC_01231:
- a CDS encoding esterase-like activity of phytase family protein, translating to MRLRTLLATTSAALAAATCLTAAGPANAQENHACSATVSLDRFSDALDKTTYDNTFVGNLSALAVDKDGSLAALSDRSSLFDLDAKTLKPRATVPLTDENGAALDSEGLVIAGDGTRLITSETEPSIRRYSRAGRILDRLPVPASLQVAPAGRAVSNGTFEGLTLLPGGRTLLASMEYALSGDSSGVVRFQTWERHRTGFELGAQYAYPVDAGLGVPEVRATPDGRLLVLERGFTSGVGNTVRLYLADPRHATDTSGVENLTGQAGVRPIKKTLLADIAACPTLGATAKQPQPNPLLDNIEGMVVTGGRRKDRLNVLLVSDDNQNAAQTTRFYYLRVRI from the coding sequence ATGCGCCTGAGAACCCTACTCGCCACCACCTCAGCGGCCCTGGCGGCGGCCACCTGCCTGACCGCCGCCGGTCCCGCCAACGCTCAGGAGAACCACGCCTGTTCGGCCACCGTCTCCCTCGACCGCTTCTCCGACGCGCTCGACAAGACGACGTACGACAACACCTTCGTCGGCAACCTCTCCGCGCTCGCCGTGGACAAGGACGGCTCGCTCGCCGCCCTCTCCGACCGCTCCTCCCTCTTCGACCTCGACGCGAAGACCCTCAAGCCCCGTGCGACGGTCCCGCTCACCGACGAGAACGGCGCCGCCCTCGACTCCGAGGGCCTGGTGATCGCCGGTGACGGCACCCGGTTGATCACCTCGGAGACCGAGCCGTCCATCCGCCGCTACTCCCGCGCAGGCCGGATCCTCGACCGTCTCCCGGTCCCGGCCTCCCTCCAGGTCGCCCCGGCCGGCCGGGCCGTCTCCAACGGCACCTTCGAGGGGCTGACGCTGCTCCCCGGCGGCCGCACCCTGCTGGCGTCCATGGAGTACGCCCTGTCCGGCGACAGCTCCGGCGTCGTCCGCTTCCAGACCTGGGAGCGGCACCGCACGGGCTTCGAGCTCGGCGCCCAGTACGCCTACCCGGTCGACGCCGGCCTCGGCGTCCCCGAGGTCCGGGCCACCCCCGACGGCCGCCTCCTCGTCCTGGAACGCGGCTTCACCTCCGGCGTCGGCAACACGGTCCGCCTCTACCTGGCCGATCCCCGCCACGCCACCGACACGAGCGGCGTCGAGAACCTGACGGGTCAGGCGGGCGTACGCCCGATCAAGAAGACCCTGCTCGCGGACATCGCCGCCTGCCCGACCCTGGGCGCCACGGCGAAGCAGCCCCAGCCGAACCCCCTGCTGGACAACATCGAGGGCATGGTGGTCACGGGCGGCCGGCGCAAGGACCGCCTGAACGTGCTCCTGGTCAGCGACGACAACCAGAACGCGGCGCAGACGACGCGGTTCTATTACTTGCGAGTACGCATCTGA
- a CDS encoding ABC transporter ATP-binding protein/permease, whose protein sequence is MAAQQGETQGWARRLAGYAWRHRKDVVLALGSSLAGMAVMALVPLATKVIIDDVIVGHTRDMAPWAGALIAAAVLVYVLTYIRRYYGGRLALDVQHDLRTEMFGTITRLDGRRQDELSTGQVVGRATSDLQLIQGLLFMLPMTIGNLVLFVISLVIMAWLSLPLTLVALAVAPALWWIARRSRSKLHPATWYAQAQAAAVAGVVDGAVSGVRVVKGFGQEDQETGKLREVGRRLFAGRLRTIRFNSKYTPALQAVPALGQVAMLALGGWLAVRGHITLGTFVAFSTYLAQLVGPVRMLAMVLTVGQQARAGTERVLELIDTEPSMTEGSKELPADAPATVEFDDVAFGYADAPGARPVLQGLSFEIRAGETLAVVGSSGSGKSTVSLLLPRFYDVTSGAVLIGGHDVRELTLDSLRAAIGLVPEDSFLFSDTVRNNIAYGRPEATQEEIEKAARAAQAHRFIAELPHGYDTKVGEHGLTLSGGQRQRVALARAILTDPRLLVLDDATSAVDARVEHEIHEALQQVMRGRTTLLIAHRRSTLNLADRIAVLDGGRLADVGTHEELQQRSELYRRLLTDPDELGGVSPGHARPAAPAEDTSVRDELDAEFDVERGITPRLWAGEREPRDAAMADSPATPELLAQVDALPPATDTPGIDEARAVAAEESYGLRRLLRGFGRPLLISLALVAVDAGMGLLLPVMIRNGIDDGVTQMALGAVWAASLFALLAVLLQWTAQIGETRMTGRTGERVLYSLRLKIFAQLQRLGLDYYERELTGRIMTRMTTDVDALSTFLQTGLVTAFVSVVTFFGIMVALLVLDVQLALVVFATLPPLILATFFFRRASVKAYELARERVSVVNADLQESVSGLRIVQAFRREHDGSRRFAERSDSYRQARIRGQWLISIYFPFVQLLSSVAAAAVLIAGAGRVDAATLTTGALVAYLLYIDLFFAPVQQLSQVFDGYQQATVSLGRIQELLREPTSTQNAEEPLDILSLRGEIAFEDVRFSYGDEEEALGGIDLRIPAGQTVAFVGETGAGKSTLVKLVARFYDPTGGRVTVDGTDLRSLDLTSYRHRLGVVPQEAYLFQGTVRDAIAYGRPDATDAEVETAARAVGAHEMIAQLTGGYLHEVAERGRNLSAGQRQLIALARAELVDPDILLLDEATAALDLATEAQVNQATDRIAGRRTTLVVAHRLTTAARADRVVVMEHGQVAEDGTHEELLARDGRYAELWRIFVGAAEPEEPVGASQ, encoded by the coding sequence GTGGCAGCGCAACAGGGGGAGACACAGGGCTGGGCCCGCAGGCTGGCCGGATACGCCTGGCGGCACCGCAAGGACGTCGTCCTCGCCCTCGGCTCCTCGCTGGCCGGCATGGCCGTCATGGCACTGGTCCCGCTGGCCACCAAGGTGATCATCGACGACGTGATCGTCGGCCACACCCGGGACATGGCTCCCTGGGCGGGCGCCCTGATCGCCGCCGCCGTCCTCGTGTACGTCCTCACCTACATCCGCCGCTACTACGGCGGCCGTCTCGCCCTCGACGTCCAGCACGACCTGCGCACGGAGATGTTCGGGACGATCACCCGGCTCGACGGACGCCGGCAGGACGAGCTGTCGACCGGGCAGGTCGTCGGCCGGGCCACCAGCGACCTCCAGCTGATCCAGGGCCTGCTCTTCATGCTCCCGATGACGATCGGGAACCTGGTGCTCTTCGTGATCTCCCTGGTGATCATGGCCTGGCTGTCTTTGCCGCTCACCCTGGTCGCGCTGGCCGTGGCACCCGCCCTGTGGTGGATCGCCAGGCGCAGCCGCAGCAAGCTGCACCCCGCCACCTGGTACGCCCAGGCCCAGGCCGCCGCCGTGGCCGGCGTGGTCGACGGCGCCGTGAGCGGCGTACGGGTGGTGAAGGGCTTCGGGCAGGAGGACCAGGAGACCGGCAAGCTCCGGGAGGTCGGCCGGCGGCTCTTCGCGGGCCGGCTGCGCACCATCCGCTTCAACTCCAAGTACACCCCGGCCCTCCAGGCCGTGCCCGCCCTCGGCCAGGTCGCGATGCTCGCGCTCGGCGGCTGGCTGGCGGTCCGCGGGCACATCACGCTCGGCACGTTCGTCGCCTTCTCCACCTACCTCGCCCAGCTCGTCGGTCCGGTCCGGATGCTCGCCATGGTGCTCACGGTCGGCCAGCAGGCCCGGGCGGGCACCGAGCGCGTCCTGGAGCTGATCGACACCGAGCCCTCGATGACCGAGGGCTCCAAGGAACTCCCCGCCGACGCGCCCGCGACCGTCGAGTTCGACGACGTCGCCTTCGGCTACGCCGACGCCCCCGGCGCCCGCCCGGTCCTGCAAGGACTCTCCTTCGAGATCCGCGCCGGCGAGACCCTCGCCGTCGTCGGCTCCTCGGGCTCCGGCAAGTCCACGGTCTCCCTCCTGCTGCCGCGCTTCTACGACGTGACGAGCGGCGCGGTCCTCATCGGCGGCCACGACGTCCGCGAGCTCACCCTGGACTCGCTGCGGGCCGCGATCGGCCTGGTCCCCGAGGACTCGTTCCTCTTCTCGGACACGGTCCGCAACAACATCGCGTACGGCCGCCCGGAGGCGACCCAGGAGGAGATCGAGAAGGCCGCCCGTGCCGCCCAGGCCCACCGCTTCATAGCCGAGCTCCCGCACGGCTACGACACCAAGGTCGGCGAGCACGGCCTCACCCTCTCCGGCGGCCAGCGACAGCGCGTCGCCCTCGCCCGCGCGATCCTCACCGACCCGCGCCTGCTCGTCCTCGATGACGCCACCTCCGCCGTGGACGCCCGTGTCGAGCACGAGATCCACGAGGCCCTCCAGCAGGTCATGCGGGGCCGGACGACCCTGCTGATCGCGCACCGCCGCTCCACCCTCAACCTCGCCGACCGCATCGCCGTCCTCGACGGCGGCCGGCTCGCCGACGTGGGCACCCACGAGGAGCTCCAGCAGCGGTCCGAGCTCTACCGCCGCCTCCTCACCGACCCGGACGAACTCGGCGGCGTCTCACCCGGCCACGCCCGGCCGGCCGCGCCCGCCGAGGACACCTCCGTACGGGACGAACTGGACGCCGAGTTCGACGTCGAGCGCGGTATCACGCCCCGGCTGTGGGCGGGGGAGCGCGAGCCCAGGGACGCGGCGATGGCCGACAGCCCGGCCACCCCCGAACTGCTCGCCCAGGTCGACGCGTTGCCGCCGGCGACCGACACCCCGGGCATCGACGAGGCACGGGCGGTCGCCGCCGAGGAGTCGTACGGCCTGCGCAGGCTGCTGCGCGGCTTCGGCCGGCCCCTCCTGATCAGCCTGGCCCTGGTCGCCGTGGACGCCGGAATGGGCCTGCTGCTGCCGGTGATGATCCGGAACGGCATCGACGACGGCGTCACCCAGATGGCGCTGGGCGCGGTCTGGGCCGCCTCCCTGTTCGCCCTGCTCGCCGTGCTCCTCCAGTGGACGGCGCAGATCGGCGAGACCCGGATGACCGGACGCACCGGCGAACGCGTCCTGTACTCCCTGCGGCTGAAGATCTTCGCTCAGCTCCAGCGGCTCGGACTCGACTACTACGAGCGGGAGTTGACCGGCCGGATCATGACGCGGATGACGACGGACGTCGACGCGCTCTCGACGTTCCTGCAGACCGGTCTGGTCACCGCGTTCGTCTCGGTCGTCACCTTCTTCGGCATCATGGTCGCCCTGCTGGTGCTCGACGTCCAGCTCGCCCTCGTCGTGTTCGCGACCCTGCCGCCGCTGATCCTCGCCACGTTCTTCTTCCGCCGGGCCAGCGTGAAGGCGTACGAACTGGCCCGGGAACGGGTGTCGGTGGTCAACGCCGACCTCCAGGAGTCGGTGTCGGGGCTCAGGATCGTGCAGGCCTTCCGCCGCGAGCACGACGGCAGCCGGCGCTTCGCGGAGCGCAGCGACAGCTATCGCCAGGCGCGGATCCGGGGCCAGTGGCTGATCTCGATCTACTTCCCGTTCGTGCAGCTGCTGTCGTCGGTGGCGGCGGCGGCCGTACTGATCGCGGGCGCGGGACGGGTCGACGCGGCGACGCTCACGACGGGCGCGCTGGTCGCCTATCTCCTCTACATCGACCTGTTCTTCGCCCCCGTCCAGCAGCTCTCCCAGGTCTTCGACGGCTACCAGCAGGCGACGGTGTCGCTGGGCCGCATCCAGGAACTGCTCCGGGAGCCCACCTCCACCCAGAACGCCGAGGAACCGCTCGACATCCTGTCCCTGCGGGGCGAGATCGCCTTCGAGGACGTGCGCTTCTCCTACGGCGACGAGGAAGAGGCCCTCGGCGGCATCGACCTGCGTATCCCGGCCGGCCAGACGGTCGCGTTCGTCGGTGAGACGGGCGCCGGCAAGTCGACTCTGGTCAAGCTGGTCGCCCGCTTCTACGACCCGACCGGCGGACGGGTGACCGTCGACGGCACGGACCTCCGCTCGCTGGACCTCACCTCCTACCGGCACCGCCTCGGCGTCGTCCCGCAGGAGGCGTACCTCTTCCAGGGCACCGTCCGTGACGCCATCGCCTACGGTCGCCCGGACGCCACCGACGCCGAGGTGGAGACGGCGGCCCGAGCGGTCGGCGCCCACGAGATGATCGCCCAGCTGACGGGCGGCTACCTCCACGAGGTCGCCGAACGCGGCCGCAACCTCTCCGCCGGCCAACGCCAGCTGATCGCGCTGGCCCGCGCCGAACTCGTCGACCCGGACATCCTCCTCCTCGACGAGGCCACGGCCGCCCTGGACCTGGCCACGGAGGCCCAGGTCAACCAGGCCACCGACCGCATCGCGGGCCGCCGGACCACACTCGTCGTGGCCCACCGGCTGACCACCGCCGCCCGCGCGGACCGCGTGGTCGTCATGGAACACGGGCAGGTCGCCGAGGACGGCACGCACGAGGAACTGCTGGCCAGGGACGGGCGGTACGCCGAGCTGTGGCGGATCTTCGTGGGGGCGGCCGAGCCGGAGGAGCCGGTCGGCGCCTCGCAGTGA